Proteins co-encoded in one Streptomyces sp. JH34 genomic window:
- a CDS encoding GNAT family N-acetyltransferase produces MTTTFPSISISTDRLVLRPFDMADVPAYIEMMNDELVTAWTDAPHPYTQVDAERWVRRIAPAERSQGNGIVFAVTEFLTQRLVGSVRLLNTDRRTLATEVRYITAPWARGEGYATESVLALAEWLFRDQGFERIELRTPAGNTASQQVAQKLGCISEGVLRNARIARTATEDGGWTDIRTDLIVWGLLPEDLEGVAEQLAEAGGYGAYNDWN; encoded by the coding sequence ATGACTACCACCTTCCCGTCCATCTCCATCAGCACGGACAGGTTGGTGCTGCGCCCCTTCGACATGGCGGACGTCCCCGCCTACATCGAGATGATGAACGACGAGCTGGTCACCGCCTGGACCGACGCACCGCACCCCTACACCCAGGTCGACGCCGAACGGTGGGTCCGCAGGATCGCGCCCGCCGAGCGCTCCCAGGGCAACGGCATCGTCTTCGCCGTCACCGAGTTCCTCACCCAGCGCCTCGTCGGTTCGGTACGGCTGCTCAACACCGACCGGCGTACCCTGGCCACCGAGGTCCGCTACATCACCGCTCCCTGGGCGCGGGGCGAGGGATACGCGACCGAGTCCGTGCTGGCCCTCGCCGAGTGGCTCTTCCGTGACCAGGGCTTCGAGCGGATCGAGCTGCGCACCCCCGCCGGAAACACCGCCTCCCAGCAGGTCGCCCAGAAACTGGGCTGCATCAGCGAGGGCGTCCTGCGCAACGCCCGGATAGCCAGGACCGCCACCGAGGACGGCGGATGGACCGACATCAGGACCGACCTCATCGTGTGGGGGCTCCTGCCCGAGGACCTGGAGGGCGTCGCCGAGCAGCTGGCCGAAGCGGGCGGCTACGGCGCCTACAACGACTGGAACTGA
- the cbiE gene encoding precorrin-6y C5,15-methyltransferase (decarboxylating) subunit CbiE — MADRVTVIGWDGSPLPGAATAALSAATLVAGAGHHLELPEVPERAERIRLGSVDLAARRIAGHRGSAVVLADGDPGFFGVVRTLRKPEHGLEVEVVPAVSSVATAFARAGMPWDDAQIVVAHPRTLRRAVNVIRAHHKVAVLTSPGAGPVELALLLDGVHRTFVICEELGTVRERVTVLTSDKTADHTWRDPNVVIVVGGGPETSATGVWIAGRRPANPEDVRGWALPAPAYGGTGEGGEGESPGLRAAQLARLGPRTGDLVWDIGCGGGALAVEAARFGAAVLAVDNDPDACARTTAAARAFQVSVQVVRGTAPHVLERLPEPDVVRIGGGGVRVVTAVADRRPERIVTHASNRDEAEALGAALAENGYTVECALLQSVELDTSAWAERERSVVFLLSAVRSDLAP, encoded by the coding sequence ATGGCCGACCGGGTCACGGTGATCGGCTGGGACGGCTCCCCACTGCCCGGAGCCGCGACAGCGGCGCTCTCGGCCGCCACGCTCGTCGCCGGTGCCGGCCACCACCTCGAGCTCCCCGAAGTACCCGAGCGCGCGGAACGCATCCGCCTCGGCAGCGTCGACCTGGCCGCCCGCAGGATCGCCGGCCACCGTGGCAGCGCCGTGGTCCTGGCCGACGGCGACCCCGGCTTCTTCGGCGTCGTACGCACTCTGCGCAAGCCGGAACACGGACTCGAGGTCGAGGTCGTTCCCGCCGTGTCGTCCGTCGCCACCGCCTTCGCCCGCGCCGGAATGCCCTGGGACGACGCGCAGATCGTCGTCGCGCACCCCCGCACCCTGCGCCGCGCGGTCAACGTCATCCGCGCCCACCACAAGGTGGCCGTACTGACGTCCCCCGGCGCGGGCCCCGTCGAACTCGCCCTGCTGCTCGACGGTGTCCACCGCACCTTCGTGATCTGCGAGGAGCTCGGCACCGTACGTGAGCGGGTCACCGTCCTCACCTCGGACAAGACGGCGGACCACACCTGGCGCGACCCCAACGTCGTCATCGTGGTCGGCGGCGGTCCCGAGACCTCCGCCACCGGCGTCTGGATCGCCGGCCGCCGCCCCGCGAACCCCGAGGACGTCCGGGGCTGGGCCCTGCCGGCCCCGGCCTACGGTGGCACGGGGGAGGGCGGCGAGGGGGAGTCGCCCGGACTGCGCGCGGCCCAGTTGGCCCGCCTCGGGCCCCGCACCGGCGACCTCGTCTGGGACATCGGATGCGGCGGCGGCGCCCTCGCCGTGGAGGCGGCCCGCTTCGGCGCGGCCGTGCTCGCCGTGGACAACGACCCCGACGCCTGCGCGCGCACGACGGCCGCCGCCCGTGCCTTCCAGGTGAGCGTCCAGGTCGTCAGGGGCACGGCGCCGCACGTCCTCGAACGCCTGCCCGAGCCCGATGTCGTTCGGATCGGCGGGGGCGGGGTCCGCGTGGTCACGGCGGTCGCGGACCGGCGGCCGGAACGCATCGTCACCCATGCCTCGAACCGGGACGAGGCAGAGGCGCTGGGTGCTGCCCTCGCGGAGAACGGGTACACCGTCGAGTGCGCCCTGCTCCAGTCCGTCGAGCTGGACACCTCCGCCTGGGCGGAGCGCGAACGCTCCGTCGTCTTCCTGCTCTCCGCCGTGCGTTCCGACCTCGCCCCCTGA